The stretch of DNA TTGTCCACAGGGAACTTGAACACGAGCGTCAGCAGGAAGGCGACCACCATGGCGACCACACAGGAAATCACGTAGGTCACGAAGCCGCGACCGAAGAAAACCGGCAACGTGGCGATGCTAGGAAGCGCGAAAGCGTGGGCCTGGACACCGGAATATCCGGCAATGGCGCCACCCACTCCGCCGCCGATGCACACCGCGGCAAGAGGCATCTTACGCGGGAGGTTCACGCCGAACATAGCCGGTTCCGTAATGCCGAACAAAGCCGAGATACTGGCGGAAATACACGTCGTCTTGAACGGCGCGTCATGACTTTTGAGCATGACGGCCAACGCGGCTCCTGCCTGGGCAAAGACGGGAGGACCCATCAGAGCGAGTACCGTATCGTGCCCGGAAACCGCCAGATTGTTCATGCCGATGAGAATCAGGCTCCAATGGAAACCGAAGATGACCATCGGCTGCACGGCAGCGCCCAGCAGCAAGCCGGCGACGATCGGCGAAAGCGCATACACCCATTCGTATCCGGCAGCGAGGCCGTCACCGACCACTTTGCCGAACGGTCCGAACAGCAGCAATGTCACCGAGCCCACGAACAAGACGCAGATAAGCGGCGTGAGGAATCCACGAATCACTTCCGGCAGGACCTTGTCGAGCCACTGCTGCACAAAGCGCAGCAAACCAATCGCCAGAATGATGGGCAGCACGCTTGAAGCGTATTTGACGCCCAACATCGGAATGCCGAAGAAGGACAGCGTAGTGCCCTTTTCCTGCACTTTCACAAGCGCCGGATACAGCATCAGGCAGGCGATGACGACGGCGATATACGGATTGGTCTTGAATTGCTTGGCGGACGTGTACGCGAGCATGACGGGCAGGAAGGTGAACACACACGACGCCATCGCGTCAAGCACTAGATACGTATTGCCGGAAGCGTCCAGTACCTTGCAGCTGGTGAGGATGATCAGCACACCTTTCATGATGCCCGCCGCGGAGAGCAGGTTCACAATCGGCAGGAAAATCCCGGAAATACCATCGATGACGATGTTCAGAAGACTCTTTTTCTTGGCCATGTCATTCACTCGCTTTGAAAGTTGTTGACCAGCACCTTGCCTTCAGGCACCTTTTCCTCTTCGTCGTTTTCGCCGTTGGGCGTTTGTTTCGACTTTTCGATCGACCCGTCCACATCTTCCTTGTTGACGAAGTACTCACGTTCGTCGACGCCGCGCAGATAGCATTGCAAGGCGCCCACGAGGTTGGCGTCATTGCGGAATTTGCAGCTGACCACATCCGCTTGGGAGACAAAGTACGGGCAGGTCGCATACAGCTTCTGCAGATTGGCGCGTATGGCTTCGATGAACGCAGGCTGAGCCGAGATGCCACCACCGATGGCAAACCGTGCCGGATCGACGATGTTCTGAATATTGAATATCTGCACCGCGATGTCGTGGGCATAATGATCCAGACAATCCAACGCCTCGGGCTCCCCCGCGTTCACCGCTTCAAAGAATTTCACGCCATCCATGGAATCCGGATCCACGCCCTTGATGTTCGCATAATTCGCGCACAGGGCAGGCGTTCCACATTGGTTGCCCCAAACCCCCTCACGGGTCGGCCCTTCATCGCGCGAAGTAATGATGTAGCTCACTTCGCCGGCCGAGAAGTGCGGGCCACGATGAAGCACATGGTTCTTGATGATGCCGCCACCGATCATGGTTCCAAACAGCAGGACAAAGCCATCGCTCACATCCTTCAGCGCGCCCACGGTCGCCTCTGCGGTGGCCGCGCACTTCGCGTCGTTGTCCATCACGATACGCACCGGGCAATGGCTGAACAGCTCATGACGAAGATAAAAATCGTCGTTGTAGCGCAACGCTCCGCCCATCGCGCAATATCCCTCGTCCGAATCAATGATGCCCGGCATCGAGATGGCAATGCCCTGTACCCCGGGCTCCTGCTTGAAAAGCTGAGTCAACGCCGCAATCAATTCATCACGACCTTCCTGCGGGGTGGGAATCGACCCACGGGAGGTAATCGAGCTGTTCTCCAACATATACGCATATTTGATATTGGTTCCGCCGATATCAATGGCCAGAATTTTCATGATGCATCCTTGCGTTATCCATACCTGTTATTCGAGTTTCAGGGCACAGTACGCCCCGGAATTTCGTAAAAAGTTGATTTTGAAGGTGCAATGCCAAATCGGCACCGACCGCGCATTGCGCCTTGAAATGTTCGTCTCGTTGTGTTGACGTCGGTTTGCCGGCAGCTTCATTGGCTAAAGCCACCGGCGGAACCGACAATCTTGATAACTACGATGATATGGAGGAGACATCCCCCATACCATCGAGGCGACTACGACTACAGAGTGGCCATAGTCTTTCCGGAGCCGACAAGACCTTCGAAATCGGCCACGAAATCATCTACTGCCGCATCGATTGCAGCGTTCTTGGTCAGCGAGTCGATGACCGAAGACGCTATCGTCGCAGCGCCCACACCATGAACTGCCAGGTCAAGCACCTGCTGCGAGTTCTTGAAGCTCGCCGCGAGGACTTCGCAATGCAGGTTGTTGGACTTGAAGATGTCATGAATCTTGCACGCGACGCCGACTCCGTCGTAACCCATATTGTCGATGCGGTTGATGTACGGGGCGGCATACACTGCTCCTGCCTTCGCCGCTATGAACGCCTGCAAAGGCGTATAGATCGCGGTCGCAGTCACGTTGATGCCTTCGCCCGACAACTGCTTGATGGCCTTGAACCCTTCCGGAACGCTCGGAACCTTGGGAAACGTGTTGTCCCCCAGCTCCTTGACGATCCGATGGGCATCGGCGACCATGCCTTTGGCGTCTCTGGCGACCACCTGCGCGTGCAGCTCGCGATCCGGCCCGATAATCGAGCGAATCTCGTGCAGCACCTCGAAAGGCGGGCGTCCGGCCTTCGCCAGAATCGAGGGGTTGGTGGTCACACCATCGATCGGATAATACTCGACCAAGCGTTTGATGGCCTCGGTATCCGCATCATCAATGATGAGTTTCATGGTTATTTCCTTTCATTGCCAACAGTTCAGCGATCAATCACGAATCGCGGATTACAGCGTCTGTTCCGTCCGCTCGATGATGTCGTCCTGGGTCGCCTTGGACAGCACCACGAAGAACGCGCTGTAACCGGCGACGCGAACGATCAGATCACGATGCTTTTCAGGATGGACCTGCGCATCAAGCAACGTTTCGCGGGAGACGACGTTGTATTGCACGTGGTAGCCGTGAAGCTTGTCGAAGAACGCACGGGTCAGCAAAGCGAGTTTCTGCCTGTTCTCCATCTTCGAAAGCACCTGCGGGGTCATCTTCTGGTTGAGCAGCACACCTCCGGTGATGTCATCGGTGGGCAGCTTGGAAACCGACTTGAACACGGCGGTCGGGCCGTGCTGATCGGCGGAATGCGAAGGGCTGCAACCTTCGGCGAGTGGCTCGCCTGCGGCACGGCCGTCAGGGGTGGCCAACGTCCCGGCGCCCTGGGGCACATTCGCCGAAATCGAGCTGGTACCGGCGTAGTAGATCCCGCCGATCGGCCCGCGGCCATACCTGGTGTTGTGGTACTTCTTCATCTCATCGATGTAGATGTCATACGCCTGGCGAATCAGCGAATCGACGTAATCATCGTCGTTGCCGTACTTCGGCGCCGCCTTCATCAGCTCACGGATATGTTCGTTCTTTTCGCCCTGCCAATTGTCCTGCATGGCGTTCCACAGCTCTTCAGGCGTCACCTTCTTCTCTTCGAAGACCACCTTCTTCATGGCGGCGAGAGAATCGGCAAGATTGGCGATGCCCACCTGCAGATCGGAGATGAAGTCGTAGACGGCTCCGCCTTCCTTCATGTTCAGTCCGCGTTCGATGCAGTCGTCGGTCAGGCAGGAGCAGAGAATATCCGCAGTATCGTGTTCAAGCACCATATCGCAGGTCGCGTCGATGATGACGCACTGACGGCACATCTCGCGGATGACCTTGTCCCAGCACTGCATGACCTGGTCGAAACTCGTGAAGTCCTTGAAATGCCCGGTGCCCTCAACGAGCTTCTCGCCGCTTTGCGGGTCGACACCGTTGTTCATGGCAATCAGCAGCGCCTTCGGGAAATTGAGGAAGCTCATGCCGGTGCAGCGATAGCCCCATTTGCCCGGCACTGCCGTTTCCACGCAGCCGATGGCGGAGTAATTGTAGGCATCCTCGCGGGCCACACCCTTTTCGATGAAGCTGGGGATGATGACCTCGTCGTCGTTGAAGGCGGGCATACCGAAACCGCAACGAACGACTTCGATGCACTCGTTCATGAAATCGTCCGGAAGGTTCTCGTGATAACGGACGGTGAGGTTCGGCTGGGTCAAATGGCACTGGGCCACAGACTTCAGGATCAGCCAGCTCATGGGGTTGGTGGCGTCGCGCGCTTCGCCGTCCACCAGCTTCTGGCCACCGACGGTGACATTCTGGTAGAGCGGCGAGCCTGCGGAGAACTGGGTGTGGCTCCACGGGCGGACCTTGTTGATGGTGAAGGTTTTGAGCCACAGATTGCACATCAGCTCATCGGCCTCATCAGCCGTGATCCGACCGGTTTTCAGATCGTTTTCATAGTACGGCCACAGATATTGGTCCATGCGACCATACGAAAGCGAATGACCGTTGGACTCGAGCTGCAGCGTGAGGTGGATCAGCCAGACCGATTGCACCGCTTCGCGCAAGGTATGTGCCGGCTCATACGGCACGTGGTCCAGCGCTTCAGCCATCCCGCACAGTTCCGAAGCACGACGTTCGTCGCCCTTTTGCGAGCATTGTGTGGCTTGCTGGCGAGCCAACGAAGCATATCGACCGGCGAATTCCTTGACGGCATCGGCCACGATGAGAATGGCCCGATAGAAGTAGCTCTTATGGATGTTGCGGTAATCCGTCAGATCAAGGGCGTCAAGCTTTTCCTGGGCACGACGCGCATAGTCCTTCAGTCCCAGCTTCAACAATCCCTCATAATTGACGGCGCAATGGGCGTCGCCCGAAGTGATATTGCCCTCGGACTTGATGATGCCGAGGTCATAGAACAGCTTGGAATGGGGAGGGAAGGCCGCCAACCCACGGTCCTGAAGCGTGTTGTGCTTCCAGAACGGATAGATGGAACGCAGCTTTTCCTTGTTCTCCTCCGTGATGGTGAACACATCGCCATCGCGCTTTTCAAACTGGTCGAGCTCGTCAATCACCCAGTCCATCGCGTATTCCGGGAAAATCGGCGCCGACCTGTTCTTCGAGGCTTGGTTGCCGGCGATAACCGTCTCGGGCTCAATGAAAATCGGCATCTGCTCAAGAATCTCTTTGAGCATGATGGCACGCTTGATGGCCAAAGGCTGATCCTGCTGCTCCTGATAGACCTTGGTCGTGATCATCGCCCGATCGACATCGATCTGCGGCACTGCATCCAACAGCTGATCGCGGAAAGAGTTCATCCTGTCAGTGAGCTTTCCAAAATGTGAATCACTCATCGTACTTTCCTTTCATAAATGTAAGCTACATCACTTACGTAGCTTTAGAATAACGAAAGAAAGTTTTTTTGTCAATTTCGTAAGCGATTTATCTTTTGTTCGTAAATAAAAAACTTTCGATTAAGACTTTTTGACTTCTATTTCTTGTATATTCACCAATGTCCGAATCAAAAAGAAAGCATAGAGATATCGTTTCAAACCTTGAAAACAATAAAAGATCGTTTACCGTTTCGACATCAGAAGTCGCAGATAACTACTCATAGCACAAATCCGAAACGAGGCAGACAAAGGCCACGTACGTGCAGAAAAATCAAACCGAATTAAAAAATTGCCCTAAAACGAAATATCAGACCGTGACGATGTCAACACCGTGCCGGTCCAGCATCTTCCGGGCCGGCTCCGAAAGGCCGACATCGGTGAACGTGGCGACATCCTTGTCCCCGAATTCAAGAGGCACGGTACCCCGTCGGGAGAACTTGCTGCTTTCGGTGACCACGACCACACGGCCGGCGTGTTGCGCCATATCGCACACGGTCTCGGCACGCAGAGAATCACGGTTGGCAAACCCGGTTTCCTCGCTGTAACCGTCGGTGCCGGCGAACAGGATATCGACGTACATGCCTTTCAGACAGCGCTCGACCATCGGCCCGACCATAACCTGCGCCGTCTGCTGGTATATCCCACCTAAGAGAATGATTTGGCTTTGGGATTTGCCACGTACATATCCGGCGACAAACGCGCTGTTGGTGATGATGGTGAGGTCGTTTTTGCTCGCAACCAGTTCGGCAGCCAACAGAGCGCAAGTGCTGCCGTTCTCGATCATCACCGTATCGCCGTCGTGGACGCATTCGGCTGCACGCCTGGCAATTTTCAGCTTCTCCTCGTAATGGTAGGCAAGCCGGCTTTCCATGTTGTCGGCGCTTTTGAGCACGGCGAATCCATGCTCGCGATCGATGATGCCACGCTTTTCGAGCCCGCTCAGATCCTTACGCATGGTGACTTCGGAAACCCCGAGTTCCTCGGCAAGCGTGGCGACCTCAATACGTTTGTGCTCGGTGAGCAACTCGAGAATACGATTCGTCCTCGTTTCCATTGATACGCCTTCCGTAATCAGGTTCACGCTTGGTCTACCCTGCCAGCCTAACACCCAATACCAAGGAATAACAAACAGATCGGCTTTCGAACAAAAGCTTTTCTCTTACTCAACTAAAGCCCCTGTTTTCGTTGATACTGTCAAAACGGTAATCACGAAACCGCCGGAAGCAAGCATTCGCAAGGAGAAACCTATAAGAAGGCCTCCACACCCTCGTCAAGATACACCTGCTTGAAATCCTCAATATCTTCAGGATGTGTGTTGGGCACGCCTTTGAACGCATAGTCCTCGCGACCCAGCAACTCGTACTTCGATTCGCCGAAATTATGGAACGGCAGC from Bifidobacterium sp. ESL0800 encodes:
- a CDS encoding PTS transporter subunit EIIC, with the translated sequence MAKKKSLLNIVIDGISGIFLPIVNLLSAAGIMKGVLIILTSCKVLDASGNTYLVLDAMASCVFTFLPVMLAYTSAKQFKTNPYIAVVIACLMLYPALVKVQEKGTTLSFFGIPMLGVKYASSVLPIILAIGLLRFVQQWLDKVLPEVIRGFLTPLICVLFVGSVTLLLFGPFGKVVGDGLAAGYEWVYALSPIVAGLLLGAAVQPMVIFGFHWSLILIGMNNLAVSGHDTVLALMGPPVFAQAGAALAVMLKSHDAPFKTTCISASISALFGITEPAMFGVNLPRKMPLAAVCIGGGVGGAIAGYSGVQAHAFALPSIATLPVFFGRGFVTYVISCVVAMVVAFLLTLVFKFPVDNLNDENDEVRSEEDHELLGESSQAEGETSANSEVGIAADAIATTKS
- a CDS encoding ROK family protein; translated protein: MKILAIDIGGTNIKYAYMLENSSITSRGSIPTPQEGRDELIAALTQLFKQEPGVQGIAISMPGIIDSDEGYCAMGGALRYNDDFYLRHELFSHCPVRIVMDNDAKCAATAEATVGALKDVSDGFVLLFGTMIGGGIIKNHVLHRGPHFSAGEVSYIITSRDEGPTREGVWGNQCGTPALCANYANIKGVDPDSMDGVKFFEAVNAGEPEALDCLDHYAHDIAVQIFNIQNIVDPARFAIGGGISAQPAFIEAIRANLQKLYATCPYFVSQADVVSCKFRNDANLVGALQCYLRGVDEREYFVNKEDVDGSIEKSKQTPNGENDEEEKVPEGKVLVNNFQSE
- a CDS encoding transaldolase family protein, coding for MKLIIDDADTEAIKRLVEYYPIDGVTTNPSILAKAGRPPFEVLHEIRSIIGPDRELHAQVVARDAKGMVADAHRIVKELGDNTFPKVPSVPEGFKAIKQLSGEGINVTATAIYTPLQAFIAAKAGAVYAAPYINRIDNMGYDGVGVACKIHDIFKSNNLHCEVLAASFKNSQQVLDLAVHGVGAATIASSVIDSLTKNAAIDAAVDDFVADFEGLVGSGKTMATL
- a CDS encoding glycyl radical protein, which translates into the protein MSDSHFGKLTDRMNSFRDQLLDAVPQIDVDRAMITTKVYQEQQDQPLAIKRAIMLKEILEQMPIFIEPETVIAGNQASKNRSAPIFPEYAMDWVIDELDQFEKRDGDVFTITEENKEKLRSIYPFWKHNTLQDRGLAAFPPHSKLFYDLGIIKSEGNITSGDAHCAVNYEGLLKLGLKDYARRAQEKLDALDLTDYRNIHKSYFYRAILIVADAVKEFAGRYASLARQQATQCSQKGDERRASELCGMAEALDHVPYEPAHTLREAVQSVWLIHLTLQLESNGHSLSYGRMDQYLWPYYENDLKTGRITADEADELMCNLWLKTFTINKVRPWSHTQFSAGSPLYQNVTVGGQKLVDGEARDATNPMSWLILKSVAQCHLTQPNLTVRYHENLPDDFMNECIEVVRCGFGMPAFNDDEVIIPSFIEKGVAREDAYNYSAIGCVETAVPGKWGYRCTGMSFLNFPKALLIAMNNGVDPQSGEKLVEGTGHFKDFTSFDQVMQCWDKVIREMCRQCVIIDATCDMVLEHDTADILCSCLTDDCIERGLNMKEGGAVYDFISDLQVGIANLADSLAAMKKVVFEEKKVTPEELWNAMQDNWQGEKNEHIRELMKAAPKYGNDDDYVDSLIRQAYDIYIDEMKKYHNTRYGRGPIGGIYYAGTSSISANVPQGAGTLATPDGRAAGEPLAEGCSPSHSADQHGPTAVFKSVSKLPTDDITGGVLLNQKMTPQVLSKMENRQKLALLTRAFFDKLHGYHVQYNVVSRETLLDAQVHPEKHRDLIVRVAGYSAFFVVLSKATQDDIIERTEQTL
- a CDS encoding DeoR/GlpR family DNA-binding transcription regulator; this translates as METRTNRILELLTEHKRIEVATLAEELGVSEVTMRKDLSGLEKRGIIDREHGFAVLKSADNMESRLAYHYEEKLKIARRAAECVHDGDTVMIENGSTCALLAAELVASKNDLTIITNSAFVAGYVRGKSQSQIILLGGIYQQTAQVMVGPMVERCLKGMYVDILFAGTDGYSEETGFANRDSLRAETVCDMAQHAGRVVVVTESSKFSRRGTVPLEFGDKDVATFTDVGLSEPARKMLDRHGVDIVTV